Proteins encoded by one window of Lacipirellulaceae bacterium:
- a CDS encoding WcaF family extracellular polysaccharide biosynthesis acetyltransferase, translating to MTEKPNKSWLDLSAFDNSDYNPGRGKFTRTLWYFVSACFLESGCFPFNGLKARLLRVFGAKIGRGVTIKPHVRIKYPWMLTIGDHCWIGQEVWIDNMAPVTIGSHVCISQKSYFCTGSHDHRRKAFDLITGPITVDDGAWVGAAAVLLQNVSIGANALVASGSIVVNDVEPAVIVGGNPAKPIGEREEPQSS from the coding sequence ATGACCGAAAAACCAAACAAGTCGTGGCTCGATCTTAGCGCGTTCGACAATAGCGACTATAACCCGGGACGTGGCAAGTTCACGCGGACGCTCTGGTACTTTGTCAGCGCGTGTTTTTTGGAAAGTGGCTGCTTCCCTTTCAACGGATTGAAGGCTCGACTACTGCGAGTGTTTGGAGCGAAAATTGGTCGCGGTGTCACGATCAAGCCGCATGTCCGCATCAAGTACCCATGGATGCTCACCATTGGCGATCACTGCTGGATCGGGCAGGAAGTGTGGATCGATAATATGGCCCCGGTGACCATCGGCAGCCATGTTTGCATCTCGCAAAAGAGCTACTTTTGCACAGGCAGTCACGATCATCGCCGCAAGGCCTTTGATCTGATCACTGGCCCGATCACGGTCGATGACGGTGCCTGGGTGGGGGCTGCCGCAGTCCTTTTGCAAAATGTTTCCATCGGAGCCAATGCGCTGGTAGCCTCAGGGAGTATCGTCGTGAACGATGTCGAGCCCGCCGTGATCGTCGGCGGCAACCCGGCGAAGCCCATCGGCGAACGTGAAGAACCGCAAAGTTCGTAG
- a CDS encoding SDR family oxidoreductase — MPKPRAILVTGCSSGIGRAIVVRLVADGFHVYAGIRSEPSESEWTDHDSVTPVRLDVTSDEQVAQVVQKIQEETAGELFALINNAGLAAPSATELTSLDELRQLLEVNAVGVMRLIQACLPLLRQTRGRIVNVSSMNGVVALPMVGAYSASKFAMEALSDTLRIELRPWDIPISVIRPGQIRTAIFDKARTALAERTAEIPEHLQPGYARFYQKSAQFNERGAKTGGTPESVAAVVSKALTARRPKPHYYVGFDAWGLAALKWLLPKWLMNRILARAAGLMKKV; from the coding sequence ATGCCCAAGCCCCGTGCCATTCTCGTAACTGGTTGTTCCTCAGGAATTGGACGAGCCATCGTCGTACGTCTCGTCGCCGATGGGTTTCATGTCTATGCGGGAATTCGCTCCGAGCCGTCTGAATCGGAGTGGACGGATCATGATTCCGTCACGCCCGTCCGATTGGATGTGACTTCCGACGAACAAGTCGCTCAGGTGGTCCAGAAGATCCAAGAGGAAACGGCCGGTGAGCTCTTCGCACTCATCAACAACGCGGGACTGGCGGCACCCTCAGCGACGGAGCTGACGTCGCTCGACGAATTACGTCAACTGCTCGAAGTGAATGCCGTGGGGGTGATGCGTCTCATTCAAGCTTGCCTTCCCTTGCTACGGCAAACCCGGGGGCGAATCGTGAATGTCTCCTCAATGAATGGCGTGGTCGCCTTACCAATGGTCGGTGCTTACTCCGCCAGCAAGTTCGCCATGGAAGCACTCTCCGACACACTTCGCATCGAGCTGCGTCCTTGGGACATTCCGATCAGCGTCATCCGCCCGGGACAGATCCGAACGGCCATCTTCGACAAAGCACGTACCGCGTTAGCTGAACGAACAGCAGAAATCCCTGAGCATCTCCAACCCGGCTACGCTCGCTTTTACCAGAAATCTGCCCAGTTCAACGAACGAGGAGCGAAGACAGGCGGAACGCCTGAAAGCGTCGCCGCAGTTGTCTCCAAAGCATTGACCGCTCGACGACCCAAACCACACTACTACGTCGGCTTCGACGCCTGGGGCTTGGCGGCACTCAAGTGGCTACTGCCGAAGTGGTTGATGAATCGCATCTTGGCGAGAGCTGCGGGGCTGATGAAGAAGGTCTGA
- the fucP gene encoding L-fucose:H+ symporter permease — protein sequence MSDAAVDVPSDDKAVVPSKYFLPFCLVTSLFALWGFANDYTNPLVKMFGQIFQISDGQSAWVQAAFYGGYATMAIPAALVIRKFSYKFGIVVGLILFAAGALITIPASIRMEFNIFLISFYILTFGLAFLETAANPYILAMGPRETATRRLNLAQAFNPIGSLTGMAVASLLILPQLEVNKYRESEAAAHPEYKNMLPSEVNDKLDQALTTLSTENVEKFGEMKLTDLATLRTPYVILAIVVITVLVTFLLTKMPAAHDEEQPISLGELIKKLSTFRYLGGVVAQAVYVGAQITCWTFIIHYGMTYHGMSASQAQNWNIAGMIIFLCSRFICTFILQYLRPGLLLGILATVALGLTLGVIYVQSIVGMYCLIGISACMSLMFPTIYGIALDGLTPDDAKLGSAGLIFAIVGGALMPKFTGNITDQETVNILGSSLPGLRAAFFLPAAAFVFVAIYGFLMSKQDRTASPS from the coding sequence ATGTCAGATGCTGCTGTTGATGTGCCCTCGGATGACAAGGCAGTCGTACCAAGCAAGTACTTTCTTCCTTTCTGTCTTGTCACTTCGCTGTTCGCACTCTGGGGATTCGCCAACGACTACACGAACCCGTTGGTGAAAATGTTCGGGCAGATCTTTCAGATCAGCGATGGTCAATCCGCTTGGGTTCAGGCAGCCTTCTACGGCGGTTATGCCACGATGGCCATCCCGGCGGCGCTAGTGATCCGCAAGTTCTCCTACAAGTTTGGTATCGTCGTTGGACTGATTCTGTTTGCGGCGGGCGCGTTGATAACCATCCCTGCCAGCATTCGCATGGAATTCAACATCTTCCTGATTAGCTTCTACATCCTCACTTTTGGGCTCGCCTTTTTGGAAACTGCCGCGAACCCCTACATTCTTGCCATGGGTCCCCGCGAGACGGCGACCAGACGCTTGAATCTCGCTCAAGCCTTCAATCCAATCGGATCCTTGACCGGGATGGCCGTGGCATCGCTGTTGATTCTTCCCCAGTTAGAAGTCAATAAGTATCGCGAATCCGAAGCAGCTGCGCATCCTGAATACAAGAACATGCTACCCAGTGAGGTGAACGACAAACTTGATCAAGCTTTGACCACACTGTCGACCGAAAACGTTGAAAAATTCGGCGAGATGAAACTCACTGACCTCGCCACGCTGCGAACGCCTTATGTCATTCTGGCGATTGTTGTTATTACGGTACTCGTCACTTTTCTGCTCACGAAGATGCCTGCTGCCCACGACGAGGAGCAACCCATTTCGCTTGGAGAACTGATTAAGAAGCTCAGTACCTTCAGGTACCTAGGAGGTGTCGTCGCGCAAGCCGTGTACGTTGGAGCGCAGATTACGTGCTGGACGTTCATCATTCACTACGGCATGACCTATCACGGGATGAGCGCTTCGCAGGCCCAGAACTGGAACATTGCGGGAATGATTATCTTCCTGTGCAGCCGCTTTATTTGCACATTCATATTGCAATACTTACGGCCTGGCTTGCTGCTGGGAATCCTGGCCACGGTCGCCTTGGGGTTAACCCTTGGAGTGATTTATGTTCAGAGCATCGTGGGCATGTATTGCTTGATAGGCATCTCCGCCTGCATGTCGCTCATGTTCCCAACGATTTATGGCATCGCGTTGGATGGGCTTACTCCGGATGATGCGAAGCTCGGTTCCGCTGGCCTGATCTTCGCAATCGTCGGTGGGGCTTTGATGCCAAAGTTCACGGGGAACATCACGGACCAGGAAACCGTTAACATTCTTGGTAGTTCGCTCCCGGGGTTGAGGGCAGCATTTTTCTTACCCGCCGCGGCGTTTGTGTTTGTTGCCATCTATGGATTCCTCATGTCGAAGCAAGACAGAACAGCTTCGCCTAGCTAG
- a CDS encoding GNAT family N-acetyltransferase has protein sequence MTTPTTESASLATESADSPWQIELTEQVPEADLRAVGNRLVDIFSYYQPFSTQRTQLAWIRVQFEGQLLALVPTVRLVKRPVTDMLRHGWRRWLGPTLGPLAKKTTLLIDTAFMVFADQSPFVIAEGIEIDPNRLKREVVEFAKGLKGVDMLWITEPEEDCQWAAGEGFHQFYALPMAHIEIGESTSFQEYAATVSRNRRRNFKIERKTFEQAGGQIEMQEGPLQEPLLGEVLKCLEGSAAHSQFVVPYNEVLIDPRAFAGQRQTVLVARVAGQVVGFMSFLIDGKRLMQCHGGLDYQRSHEVLAYHNLIQTAVKYAIERGLTTFSMGPLSNETKRRAVTTLKPMVANLWNRNPLDAMAAKIFFTKNLEVYRGELD, from the coding sequence ATGACCACCCCTACCACTGAATCGGCCAGTCTCGCAACAGAATCGGCAGACTCTCCGTGGCAAATCGAACTCACCGAGCAAGTGCCTGAAGCGGACCTACGGGCTGTCGGCAATCGGTTGGTCGACATTTTCTCCTACTACCAACCCTTTAGCACCCAGCGAACGCAGCTCGCATGGATCCGCGTCCAGTTCGAGGGTCAGCTTCTCGCGTTGGTTCCCACCGTAAGACTGGTGAAACGCCCGGTCACCGACATGCTCCGTCACGGTTGGCGACGCTGGCTGGGGCCTACTCTTGGGCCGCTGGCCAAGAAGACGACCCTGCTGATCGACACCGCTTTTATGGTCTTTGCCGATCAGTCACCGTTCGTCATTGCAGAGGGAATCGAGATTGATCCCAACCGCTTGAAGCGTGAGGTCGTGGAGTTTGCGAAGGGACTGAAAGGAGTCGATATGCTCTGGATCACCGAGCCTGAAGAAGATTGCCAGTGGGCAGCCGGGGAAGGCTTTCATCAGTTCTACGCATTACCGATGGCCCACATCGAGATCGGCGAGAGCACCAGCTTTCAAGAGTATGCCGCTACGGTTTCCAGAAACCGGCGTCGAAACTTCAAGATTGAGCGAAAGACCTTTGAGCAGGCGGGCGGGCAGATCGAAATGCAGGAGGGGCCGCTCCAAGAGCCACTGCTAGGTGAAGTGCTTAAGTGCCTCGAAGGAAGCGCCGCCCACAGCCAGTTTGTCGTGCCGTATAACGAGGTGCTGATCGATCCGCGGGCCTTCGCGGGGCAGCGGCAGACCGTGTTGGTAGCACGTGTCGCGGGGCAAGTTGTCGGCTTTATGAGTTTTCTCATTGACGGAAAGCGGCTCATGCAATGTCATGGCGGGCTCGACTACCAAAGATCGCACGAGGTGTTGGCCTATCACAATCTCATTCAGACTGCGGTCAAATATGCCATTGAGCGCGGCCTGACCACGTTCAGCATGGGCCCCCTAAGTAACGAGACCAAACGCCGGGCAGTGACCACCCTGAAACCGATGGTTGCCAATTTGTGGAATCGCAACCCACTGGATGCGATGGCGGCAAAAATATTCTTCACCAAGAATCTGGAAGTCTATCGCGGTGAGCTTGATTGA
- a CDS encoding Gfo/Idh/MocA family oxidoreductase, with translation MPPASDSSRRHFLKSTTAAGLVAPTAGALLASQPATAKADHHEKEKQELDPKKGVLFIGTGIRYHTYLGKAAMKHRPCRAICDVDSVQAGRALQVAMDVHRQNEWPINSVTYENYQEALKRDDFDVVVIGSPDHWHTKQVIDSLRAGKDVYCEKPLTLTIHEGNQILKVLEETGRVMQVGTMQRTGFNRRFATAAAMARDGRVGNMKRVTVALGGSRSCEPLPVVDVPPQLNWDLYQGPAEVTEYREGPMVDTAGWGAGHPFARTHRYYRWWYEYSGGKLTDWGAHHVDVAMWGLDKLGRDIGKVTIDPQMVKHPVPFKDGMPTDPTRFNCATAFNVLVTFEDGIEMLVTHNAGDLGFGNGVMFQGDRGRYLVNRGKLVGKPVEDLKDNPLPEDAITNLYGCDPHGDHMTNFFHCVESREQPVSDVASHHRMLSICHGINIAMRLGRKLTFDTATDTFVGDDQANTFVQRKQRAGFEIDA, from the coding sequence ATGCCACCAGCATCAGATTCGAGTCGCCGCCATTTCCTAAAATCCACGACTGCCGCAGGGCTTGTTGCTCCGACAGCAGGTGCTTTGCTTGCCAGCCAACCCGCTACGGCAAAGGCTGATCATCACGAGAAGGAAAAGCAAGAGCTCGACCCCAAGAAGGGGGTCCTCTTCATTGGCACGGGCATCCGTTACCACACCTACCTTGGCAAGGCGGCAATGAAGCACCGTCCTTGCCGGGCGATTTGCGATGTCGATTCCGTACAAGCCGGGCGTGCCCTGCAAGTGGCGATGGATGTGCATCGTCAGAATGAGTGGCCCATCAATTCGGTCACTTATGAAAACTACCAAGAGGCTCTCAAGCGGGACGACTTCGATGTCGTCGTGATCGGCTCTCCCGATCACTGGCACACCAAACAAGTGATTGATTCACTCAGGGCTGGCAAGGACGTCTACTGCGAAAAGCCGCTGACGCTGACCATTCACGAGGGCAACCAGATCCTTAAGGTCCTGGAAGAAACCGGTCGGGTGATGCAGGTCGGCACCATGCAGCGAACCGGCTTCAATCGACGATTTGCCACAGCGGCTGCAATGGCTCGCGATGGGCGTGTCGGAAACATGAAACGGGTCACGGTTGCCCTTGGGGGTTCGCGTTCTTGCGAGCCGCTTCCCGTAGTCGACGTGCCTCCGCAACTCAACTGGGATCTTTACCAAGGCCCCGCCGAAGTGACGGAATATCGCGAAGGTCCAATGGTTGATACCGCCGGCTGGGGAGCTGGCCACCCGTTTGCCCGAACGCATCGCTACTACCGTTGGTGGTACGAGTACTCGGGCGGCAAGCTGACCGACTGGGGCGCGCACCATGTGGACGTTGCTATGTGGGGGCTCGACAAATTGGGACGTGACATCGGCAAAGTGACGATCGACCCGCAGATGGTCAAGCACCCGGTCCCTTTCAAAGACGGAATGCCGACCGACCCGACGAGATTCAACTGCGCGACCGCGTTTAACGTGCTCGTCACTTTCGAAGATGGCATTGAGATGCTGGTCACACATAACGCTGGCGACCTTGGTTTTGGCAATGGCGTGATGTTCCAAGGCGACAGGGGTCGTTACTTGGTCAACCGAGGTAAGCTTGTCGGCAAGCCCGTGGAGGATCTCAAGGACAACCCGCTCCCCGAGGACGCCATCACCAACCTCTACGGCTGCGACCCTCACGGGGATCACATGACTAACTTCTTCCATTGTGTCGAAAGCCGCGAGCAGCCGGTCAGCGATGTCGCCTCGCACCATCGCATGCTTTCCATCTGTCATGGCATTAACATTGCCATGCGGCTCGGTCGTAAGCTAACCTTTGATACAGCGACCGACACTTTCGTCGGTGATGATCAGGCCAATACTTTCGTCCAGCGCAAGCAGCGCGCTGGTTTTGAGATTGATGCCTGA
- a CDS encoding DUF1501 domain-containing protein gives MHDPIQQFGNALTRRHFFAKGAMGLGAAALGSLLPSQQLQAVASVAGLPSLPHFAPKAKRAIYLFMAGAPSQIDTLDYKPKLEEMFNKDLPDSIRKGQRITTMTSGQSRLPLAPSKYKFSQHGENGTWVSELLPYTAKMVDDLAIVKTVHTEAINHDPAITYICTGNQLPGRASLGSWLSYGLGTSNADLPAFVVMTPSWTGRREAQALFNRLWGSGFLPGKHQGVSLRSSGDPVLFLSNPAGIDAAARRRVLDRLARFNERTFAEIGDPETQTRIEQYEMAFRMQTSVPELTDLSDEPKSVLDMYGPDVTKPGTFAASCLLARRMAERDVRFTQIFHRGWDQHGNLAGDLPNQCRDIDQASWALVQDLKNRGLLKDTLVVWGGEFGRTVYCQGKLTRENYGRDHHPRCFTIWMAGGGIKPGVVHGETDDFSYNVVRDPVHIGDLNATILHCLGIDHQRLSVKVQGLDMRLTGVEPRKAVKEILL, from the coding sequence ATGCACGATCCCATCCAGCAATTCGGCAACGCACTCACTCGCCGCCACTTCTTTGCGAAAGGCGCTATGGGCCTCGGCGCGGCGGCGCTCGGCTCGCTGCTTCCTTCGCAGCAGTTACAAGCAGTGGCATCCGTCGCGGGATTGCCGAGCCTGCCGCACTTTGCTCCCAAGGCAAAGCGTGCCATATACCTCTTCATGGCGGGTGCTCCCAGCCAGATCGACACACTCGATTACAAGCCCAAGCTTGAGGAGATGTTCAACAAGGACTTGCCGGATTCGATTCGCAAGGGGCAACGCATTACCACCATGACATCCGGCCAGTCACGTTTGCCTCTGGCCCCCTCGAAGTACAAATTCAGCCAACATGGCGAGAACGGCACCTGGGTCAGTGAATTGCTGCCTTACACCGCCAAAATGGTCGACGACCTGGCCATCGTCAAAACGGTTCATACCGAAGCAATCAATCACGATCCGGCGATCACTTACATCTGCACTGGCAACCAGCTTCCTGGACGAGCAAGCCTGGGTTCGTGGCTGAGCTACGGCTTGGGCACCAGCAATGCCGACCTGCCTGCGTTTGTTGTCATGACGCCCAGTTGGACAGGACGCCGCGAGGCGCAAGCCCTCTTCAATCGGCTCTGGGGCAGCGGCTTCTTGCCAGGCAAGCACCAAGGCGTATCTCTACGCTCCAGCGGCGACCCCGTGCTGTTTCTTTCCAATCCTGCAGGAATCGACGCTGCAGCTCGGCGACGCGTTCTTGATCGGCTTGCTCGCTTCAATGAGCGGACCTTCGCGGAAATCGGCGATCCCGAAACGCAAACGCGGATCGAACAGTACGAAATGGCCTTCCGCATGCAAACCTCGGTGCCCGAACTCACGGACCTCAGCGACGAGCCGAAGAGCGTCCTCGATATGTACGGACCCGACGTGACTAAGCCCGGTACCTTTGCCGCGAGTTGCTTGCTCGCGCGTCGCATGGCCGAACGCGATGTCCGGTTCACTCAGATTTTCCACCGCGGCTGGGATCAACATGGCAACCTGGCTGGCGATCTGCCCAATCAGTGCCGTGATATAGATCAAGCAAGTTGGGCGCTCGTGCAAGACCTGAAGAATCGTGGGCTGCTCAAAGACACGCTGGTCGTCTGGGGCGGTGAGTTCGGCCGCACGGTTTATTGTCAAGGTAAGCTCACGCGAGAGAACTACGGTCGCGACCATCATCCTCGCTGCTTCACCATTTGGATGGCCGGCGGCGGTATCAAGCCGGGCGTTGTCCATGGCGAGACGGACGACTTCAGCTACAACGTCGTCCGCGACCCGGTGCACATCGGCGACCTCAACGCCACCATCCTGCACTGCTTAGGGATCGATCACCAACGCTTGTCCGTCAAAGTCCAAGGACTCGACATGCGACTCACAGGGGTTGAGCCACGCAAGGCAGTGAAAGAGATACTGTTGTAA
- a CDS encoding fatty acid desaturase has protein sequence MSALTEFTSDELKSLREKRTLPRLLSIPLAGVSMLLVDLLMVNGGFTGENAWLLAALTLFTASMMFCWTSALHEAAHQTLWHSRPLSIWSGRLLGTLMFTPYSMYREVHIRHHAYLNTPNDWELWPYTDPKASLTFRRVFVWFDLLLGVIAGPVIYGRMFFKKDSQIKSPELRRTIRNEYLAIIFVWGGIWTFTTIAGLWPRHAFAILLPMYLAALCQTGRKFTEHLGMASYDPLLGTRTVLPRQWLLRLSSFLNFDIFIHGPHHRHPRVAHTTLEDKLGEHQAENPEVEYPTYERYWQATWAMLPSLWNPGCGVNAGATEKEPEVDIEDFVPDVVAERANSDQLEVSQT, from the coding sequence GTGAGCGCTCTGACTGAGTTTACTAGCGATGAACTGAAGAGCCTGCGCGAGAAACGCACGCTTCCCAGGCTGCTGTCGATTCCACTCGCTGGAGTCAGCATGCTGCTGGTCGATCTCCTTATGGTCAACGGCGGCTTTACTGGCGAGAACGCTTGGTTGCTGGCCGCTCTGACGCTCTTCACCGCGTCGATGATGTTTTGCTGGACCAGCGCACTGCACGAGGCGGCTCACCAAACACTTTGGCACTCGCGACCCTTGAGCATTTGGTCCGGGCGTCTGTTGGGCACGTTGATGTTTACGCCTTACTCAATGTATCGCGAAGTCCATATTCGCCATCATGCGTACTTGAATACACCCAACGATTGGGAACTCTGGCCGTACACTGACCCGAAGGCCTCGCTCACGTTCCGCCGTGTGTTTGTGTGGTTCGATCTACTGCTTGGCGTCATCGCTGGTCCGGTGATCTACGGCAGGATGTTCTTTAAGAAAGACTCGCAAATCAAATCTCCCGAGTTGCGACGCACCATTCGTAACGAGTACCTAGCGATCATCTTCGTGTGGGGCGGCATTTGGACGTTCACCACCATCGCAGGACTATGGCCACGTCATGCGTTTGCCATCTTGCTACCGATGTATCTTGCTGCCCTCTGCCAAACAGGGCGGAAGTTCACGGAGCATCTGGGAATGGCCAGCTACGATCCACTGCTCGGCACGCGGACGGTATTGCCACGACAATGGCTACTCAGGCTCAGCTCCTTCCTGAACTTCGACATCTTTATCCACGGCCCCCATCACCGTCATCCGCGGGTTGCTCATACGACGCTCGAAGACAAGCTCGGCGAACACCAAGCGGAAAACCCTGAAGTCGAGTACCCAACTTATGAGCGGTACTGGCAAGCGACCTGGGCGATGCTCCCCTCCCTTTGGAACCCCGGCTGCGGCGTCAACGCCGGTGCGACGGAGAA